Proteins co-encoded in one Fusarium musae strain F31 chromosome 3, whole genome shotgun sequence genomic window:
- a CDS encoding hypothetical protein (EggNog:ENOG41) gives MATPSPAPSRVAVNALRGVLLTTSCSVIILAEERRRRLNIARAALDNAKKLHTARVNRNSAALAESYSSRRETFPIEIAHDFPHAPTNNAVRRQRTRIDSLEHELSRVKEIEHIESFETTLPEDGGSTSTPQNRQRRWDEWDAARKELSRISENSTFSHNALSIRLSPEIRLPTTSSPRTRSANSRTIKARKDASTGSTKISTTDNTSTASDGKFGAVKSESVDEALIEQQESWSRLDNLLMEMETQDLPCDERVQNETRATKMLKRLASAQSEDAQEVLSKGIRILQSTALSREYGTIPLILEAVRPVCKDICLLAVPFLDSLSRSRDIEGVRHLLRSLSRFEPQSKEAVNTNRNEWVTRLLMHYWRKTKDFLEVKMIYTLLQKGGLFDNSVFSSSTQYAVRRRITLIALDAGDDATANAEMSQLREMRPKASGVDVKLRGRFIVREAELGQWDKVMAGLEAFGPKAKQSEQFQNILSWLTKIYCKDHTTAEMDIFVRDLVSNHHMSLNKPLAFFVMDRHGRTRNLQALVAWVQFCQDGGLAMDQIFFNEIADKCCRYWNLSRADVIRMLKDARTSAPWLKDPLLTSYASEGGLHDLHKPLPGEKTDSYGVAPTLPERRGDSISIYERAAFKHMNTLALENDWTGVYSAYKEATKKGLGDSSRCLRLAVVANIHLEGPHSGTVTCLINEAYIRNHDISGALVPMLVARLEAGDNVNDLLRENLAKGQHIHDSVYNKAARVLTQKGNPEAAIKVCEMAAQQNGMGELAYNKFNFASLIHSYTGQGRYRDLMSLIGSFISKSEWWQGSKECKESVKLAMKHVASRAATDHRRENTHKQVLLRLDDALEHIKSLRATNKQEREAVTKEVVGAFKTAEEPVAFEGGFFPDTQSGRQTPKDKRNTEWELSSRRDSTPQALSETRHRIVEDEVPTRQHKIDKMRTARHERTKRERTPSPELTEDDIYLEKEIARAMAA, from the coding sequence ATGGCCACTCCAAGCCCTGCCCCTTCAAGGGTCGCCGTCAACGCCCTCCGTGGTGTTCTCCTAACAACGTCCTGTTCAGTCATTATCCTTGCTGAGGAACGACGTCGACGACTCAACATCGCTCGAGCTGCTCTAGACAATGCCAAGAAACTTCACACTGCGCGGGTGAACCGCAACTCCGCAGCGCTGGCCGAGAGCTACAGCAGTAGACGAGAAACCTTTCCAATCGAAATAGCCCACGATTTCCCGCATGCACCCACCAACAATGCTGTACGCCgtcaaagaacaagaattGACTCGTTGGAGCATGAATTGTCGCGCgtgaaggagattgagcaTATAGAGTCTTTTGAGACAACATTGCCTGAGGATGGGGGCTCAACAAGCACGCCTCAGAACCGCCAGAGGAGATGGGACGAGTGGGACGCAGCACGAAAGGAATTATCACGAATATCAGAAAACAGCACGTTCTCTCACAACGCCCTTTCCATTAGGTTATCTCCAGAGATCAGGCTCCCAACTACATCGTCACCGAGGACACGATCAGCCAATTCCAGGACAATCAAGGCCAGAAAGGACGCTAGCACAGGTTCAACAAAAATATCCACGACGGACAACACCTCAACGGCAAGTGATGGAAAATTTGGCGCAGTAAAGTCAGAGTCAGTCGATGAAGCCTTGATAGAACAACAAGAATCGTGGTCAAGGTTGGATAATCTCCTTATGGAAATGGAGACACAAGATCTGCCATGCGATGAGCGTGTCCAGAATGAAACGAGAGCTACAAAAATGCTCAAAAGGCTGGCCTCAGCACAGAGTGAAGATGCACAGGAGGTTTTATCAAAAGGCATCCGGATACTTCAGTCCACAGCATTGTCTCGGGAATACGGAACCATCCCTCTCATACTCGAAGCTGTCCGTCCCGTTTGCAAGGATATTTGCCTTTTGGCCGTGCCCTTCCTCGACAGTCTTTCCCGGAGCCGCGACATTGAGGGCGTGAGGCACCTGCTGCGAAGTTTATCTCGCTTTGAGCCTCAGTCGAAGGAAGCAGTGAATACCAATCGCAATGAATGGGTCACTCGGCTACTTATGCATTACTGGAGGAAGACGAAGGACTTCCTGGAGGTCAAAATGATTTATACATTACTCCAGAAAGGCGGTCTTTTTGACAATAGTGTATTCTCTTCGTCTACTCAGTATGCTGTCAGACGCAGAATTACCCTCATTGCTcttgatgctggtgatgacGCGACTGCAAATGCAGAGATGTCGCAGCTCCGCGAGATGAGACCGAAGGCCTCGGGCGTCGATGTCAAGCTTCGTGGCAGATTTATTGTACGCGAAGCTGAATTGGGACAATGGGACAAGGTCATGGCTGGACTCGAGGCTTTCGGACCCAAAGCAAAGCAATCCGAACAGTTTCAGAATATTTTATCCTGGCTGACAAAGATCTATTGCAAGGATCACACAACCGCGGAGATGGACATTTTTGTGAGAGATCTTGTCAGCAACCACCACATGAGTTTGAACAAGCCCCTGGCTTTCTTTGTTATGGATAGGCACGGCCGAACCCGCAATCTTCAAGCTCTCGTTGCGTGGGTGCAGTTCTGCCAAGATGGTGGATTGGCGATGGAccagatcttcttcaacgagaTTGCCGACAAGTGCTGCAGATACTGGAACCTATCGAGAGCTGACGTGATCCGTATGCTGAAAGATGCACGAACTTCTGCGCCATGGCTGAAGGACCCTCTGTTGACCAGCTACGCCAGTGAAGGCGGCCTGCATGACCTTCACAAGCCTTTGCCAGGAGAGAAGACAGACAGCTATGGAGTTGCCCCAACTCTGCCAGAACGCCGAGGTGACTCAATATCTATCTATGAGCGAGCAGCTTTCAAACATATGAATACTCTGGCGCTTGAGAACGACTGGACCGGTGTTTACAGCGCCTACAAGGAGGCAACCAAGAAGGGCCTTGGTGATTCATCACGATGCCTTCGActtgctgttgttgccaaCATTCACTTGGAAGGACCCCATTCTGGCACAGTAACGTGTCTCATCAATGAGGCATACATCAGGAATCACGACATCAGCGGTGCTTTGGTTCCTATGCTAGTCGCTCGACTTGAGGCTGGCGACAACGTAAATGATTTACTCCGCGAGAATCTCGCCAAGGGTCAACACATCCATGACAGTGTATACAACAAAGCGGCTCGTGTCCTCACTCAAAAAGGTAACCCTGAAGCAGCGATCAAGGTCTGCGAAATGGCAGCACAACAGAATGGTATGGGCGAGCTGGCATACAACAAGTTCAACTTTGCCAGTCTCATCCACTCCTATACTGGACAAGGGCGTTACAGAGACCTGATGTCACTTATTGGAAGCTTCATATCCAAGTCAGAATGGTGGCAGGGTAGCAAAGAGTGCAAGGAATCAGTCAAATTGGCTATGAAGCATGTGGCATCAAGGGCAGCCACGGACCACAGGCGTGAGAACACGCATAAGCAAGTACTATTGCGTCTTGACGATGCTCTTGAACATATCAAGTCTCTGAGGGCGACGAACAAACAAGAGCGGGAGGCTGTCACCAAGGAGGTTGTTGGAGCTTTCAAGACGGCGGAAGAGCCAGTGGCGTTTGAGGGAGGCTTTTTCCCGGACACACAATCCGGGCGCCAGACGCCAAAGGATAAGCGGAATACAGAGTGGGAGCTGTCTTCAAGACGAGATTCAACACCCCAAGCATTGAGCGAGACGAGGCACAGGATCGTTGAGGATGAAGTGCCTACTCGACAGCACAAAATAGATAAGATGCGAACAGCAAGACACGAGCGGACGAAACGAGAGAGGACGCCCTCGCCTGAGCTTACTGAGGATGACATATATTTAGAGAAGGAAATAGCCAGAGCAATGGCGGCTTGA
- a CDS encoding hypothetical protein (EggNog:ENOG41~BUSCO:EOG09261M4S), translated as MASVLTSTESQTRRREQYHEADVVVVGAGVFGCTIAYALANQGRSVLLLERWLSEPDRIVGELLQPGGVASLQKIGLGHCLEGIDAMPCYGYTVFYHGEKVLVPYPGLDDSGNVTHAWGGHSTADKRPSGCSFHHGRFITKLRESCINHKNITVVETEVVKTLRGEVSDQILGVESRTKNKETGVKEKDYYFGQLTIIADGYDSKWRQEVLRTKPKVCSKFYALELIDCDLPEPGHGHVIIGNAFPILLYQIGTHETRALIDVPQGIPEASPENGGVRGYIRNYVLPALPTSIRPSAEKALEDGKIPRSMPNSWLPPTKQRANGAILLGDAMNMRHPLTGGGMTVAFNDVVILAEELHPSKVSDLADNKAINNALDQLYWKRKPLTGIINVLAQALYSLFAANDRQLRALQYGCFNYFKRGSTDGPVALLAGMLQRPFILAYHFFSVAFLAIWLNACTVIGCGILGIFKAPLAIIDAVLILWKACIVFLPIMYRETFQ; from the coding sequence ATGGCTTCAGTACTCACATCAACCGAGTCGCAGACTCGCCGTCGCGAACAATACCACGAGGCCGATGTTGTCGTTGTAGGAGCTGGTGTATTTGGCTGCACTATCGCCTACGCTCTCGCCAACCAGGGCCGATCcgttctccttctcgagcGATGGCTATCGGAGCCCGATCGCATCGTTGGCGAACTTCTCCAGCCTGGAGGAGTCGCCTCACTACAGAAAATCGGCCTCGGTCATTGTCTCGAGGGCATCGATGCCATGCCTTGCTACGGATACACTGTATTCTACCACGGCGAGAAGGTCCTCGTTCCTTATCCCGGTCTCGACGATAGCGGCAATGTCACACATGCTTGGGGAGGTCACAGCACAGCGGATAAGAGACCGTCTGGATGCAGTTTCCACCACGGCCGCTTCATCACCAAGCTACGAGAGTCGTGCATAAACCACAAGAACATCACTGTTGTTGAGACAGAGGTTGTCAAGACGCTGCGCGGAGAGGTGTCGGACCAGATTCTCGGTGTCGAGAGTCGCacaaagaacaaggagaCTGGTGTTAAGGAGAAGGATTACTACTTTGGACAGTTGACCATTATCGCTGATGGTTACGATTCCAAGTGGCGCCAGGAGGTTCTCAGGACCAAGCCCAAGGTCTGCTCAAAGTTTTAcgctcttgagctcatcgactGCGATCTTCCTGAACCTGGCCACGGCCATGTCATCATTGGCAATGCTTTCCCTATCCTTCTGTACCAGATCGGCACTCACGAGACCCGCGCTCTTATCGATGTGCCCCAAGGTATCCCCGAAGCCTCGCCTGAGAATGGCGGCGTTCGTGGATACATCCGCAACTATGTCCTTCCTGCGCTCCCTACTAGCATCCGACCCTCAGCCgagaaggctcttgaggatggcaagattCCCCGAAGCATGCCCAACAGTTGGCTTCCTCCTACGAAGCAGCGCGCCAACGGAGCCATCCTCCTCGGTGACGCTATGAACATGCGACATCCTCTCACTGGTGGTGGTATGACTGTCGCTTTCAACGATGTTGTCATCCTCGCCGAGGAGTTGCACCCCAGTAAGGTGTCTGACCTCGCTGACAACAAGGCCATCAACAATGCGCTCGACCAGCTTTACTGGAAGCGCAAGCCTTTGACCGGTATCATCAACGTTCTCGCTCAGGCTCTGTACTCCCTGTTCGCAGCCAACGACCGTCAGCTCCGCGCTCTTCAGTACGGATGCTTCAACTACTTCAAGCGCGGTTCAACTGACGGCCCCGTCGCTCTCTTGGCTGGTATGCTCCAGCGCcccttcatcctcgcctACCACTTCTTCTCCGTTGCATTTCTCGCCATCTGGCTCAATGCCTGCACCGTCATTGGCTGCGGTATCTTGGGCATCTTCAAGGCTCCTCTCGCCATCATCGAtgccgtcctcatcctctggAAGGCATGCATTGTCTTCCTTCCCATCATGTACCGGGAGACATTCCAGTAA
- a CDS encoding hypothetical protein (CAZy:GT2_Glycos_transf~BUSCO:EOG09264B2P) encodes MAIDPPAEFLRPLWAWAEATPVYILLTLFLAFIALALLGLYVILHLVAPKPRPVYASEKTYLTSHPTQGRTQPQPLPCWYDRWLAERQASEQHVRPDEAFPTPDAGNIEPAEVRLSVVFPAYNEEARVIPTLEEAVTYLDEHFGRTKQAGPSGASPTTKRHVRNAPKEDLGGYEILVVDDGSKDKTVDVVLKFAQEHGLHDILRVVSLARNRGKGGATTHGFRHVRGEYVLFADADGASRFCDAGKLIEGCEEVVDGSHRGVAIGSRAHLVGSEAVVKRSALRNFLMRSFHLVLMILTPPATSRIRDTQCGFKLFSRASLPHIIPYMHTEGWIFDIEMLMLAESAPATPVLGHDGSVIGTSPGIKVAEVPIEWHEVGGSKLNVIQDSIKMAIGLAVLRASWMFGVYRRRLT; translated from the exons ATGGCGATCGATCCGCCCGCGGAGTTTCTCAGGCCATTATGGGCTTGGGCTGAAGCTACGCCCGTCTACATTCTTCTGACATTATTTCTCGCGTTTATTGCGCTGGCACTTCTTGGG CTCTATgtcatcctccatctcgtcgCGCCAAAGCCTCGACCCGTCTACGCCTCCGAAAAGACCTACCTTACCAGCCATCCAACCCAAGGACGCACAcagcctcaacctctccCCTGCTGGTACGATCGCTGGCTCGCTGAGCGACAGGCTAGTGAGCAGCACGTCCGCCCTGATGAAGCATTCCCTACCCCCGATGCTGGAAACATCGAGCCCGCTGAAGTGCGTCTAAGCGTCGTCTTCCCAGCCTACAATGAAGAAGCTCGCGTTATCCCCACCCTCGAGGAGGCTGTCACTTATCTCGATGAACACTTTGGCCGAACCAAACAAGCTGGACCTAGCGGAGCGAGTCCTACGACTAAAAGACATGTTCGGAATGCTCCTAAGGAGGATCTCGGCGGATATGAGATCTTAGTTGTCGATGATGGAAGCAAGGATAAGACAGTGGATGTTGTCCTCAAGTTTGCCCAAGAACACGGCCTCCATGATATTCTTAGAGTTGTCTCACTTGCTCGCAACAGAGGCAAGGGCGGAGCGACTACTCATGGTTTCCGACATGTGAGGGGTGAATACGTCCTAttcgctgatgctgatggcgCGTCTCGTTTCTGCGATGCTGGTAAGCTCATTGAAGGATGCGAGGAGGTTGTCGATGGATCACACCGCGGCGTTGCTATTGGAAGCCGAGCTCATCTCGTGGGCAGCGAGGCCGTTGTTAAG CGCTCGGCTCTACGAAACTTCCTCATGCGATCTTTCCATCTCGTGCTCATGATCCTCACACCCCCGGCAACATCGCGCATCCGCGACACCCAATGCggcttcaagctcttctcacGAGCATCCCTCCCACACATCATTCCCTACATGCACACTGAGGGGTGGATCTTCGACATCGAGATGCTCATGCTCGCAGAGTCAGCACCAGCGACACCAGTTCTTGGCCACGATGGCAGTGTTATTGGCACCAGTCCCGGCATCAAGGTTGCTGAAGTGCCCATTGAATGGCACGAGGTTGGTGGCAGCAAGCTCAACGTCATCCAGGACAGTATCAAGATGGCTATTGGCCTTGCGGTGCTGAGAGCCAGTTGGATGTTTGGTGTCTATCGAAGACGATTGACATAG
- a CDS encoding hypothetical protein (EggNog:ENOG41), translating into MSILSSIKRARDHKETARAKEVEQPKATKPTQRYRHVPTHAACDSVNVGPAGARHHDRSKVRAENRKRTAKAVADAMHGNPHIQMNFPGSSTASPFTSGSCSTTYQASETDYDGDISPRSHSPVHHFEPAHIYEYSPAPTFHHPISLKGKEVVRGPQYGLAYTVSPDPRDRLAERFQTGVMI; encoded by the coding sequence ATGTCTATCCTCAGTTCCATCAAGCGTGCTCGCGATCACAAGGAGACAGCCAGGGCCAAAGAAGTAGAGCAGCCCAAGGCAACAAAACCCACACAAAGATATCGCCATGTTCCCACACACGCAGCATGCGATTCAGTCAACGTCGGTCCAGCTGGCGCCCGTCATCACGACCGCTCCAAGGTTCGCGCTGAGAACCGAAAGCGAACGGCAAAGGCCGTTGCTGATGCCATGCACGGCAATCCCCACATCCAGATGAACTTCCCCGGATCATCAACGGCCTCTCCCTTCACCAGCGGCAGCTGCAGCACTACCTATCAAGCCAGCGAGACTGACTACGATGGAGACATCAGCCCCAGAAGTCACTCTCCCGTGCATCACTTTGAGCCTGCTCATATCTACGAGTACTCTCCTGCGCCAACTTTCCATCATCCCATTtctctcaagggcaaggaagTTGTCCGAGGTCCTCAGTATGGCTTGGCCTACACTGTGTCTCCTGACCCTCGGGATCGGCTCGCCGAGCGATTCCAGACTGGTGTCATGATCTAA